From a single Sediminibacterium sp. KACHI17 genomic region:
- a CDS encoding RNase adapter RapZ, with translation MDYSLFSPQINANMEAVIQGIHTLFSSLKNQTADRIEKLPQSGSDRVYFRIYAGTESFIATYNINQKETNTFIQFSRHFKKADLPVPEILGVNEDNTIYIQEDLGTESLLNQLEKHGHTDIPYQLFQKSLAALAQIQIKGDKGLDYNWCITAKEFGKQAILSDLLYFKYYFLDTLQLPYDKQAMLDDFEALSTYLTHTQYKYFMFRDFQSRNIIVKDGEVSFIDFQGGMKGALQYDVASLLWQAKAELSEEWKNSLLEYYMDQIDQLLKEPVDRITFVSQYNGYVLIRLLQVMGAYGFRGLFERKAHFLASIPLALRNLKFFIEHKRIGIITPEFDRVLKLVVADEMIARFEPPQANAQTPLVIQISSFSYKKGIPVDESENGGGFVFDMRGILNPGRFDDYKKLSGLDKPVQDFLEQRTKMNEFLNSVWDLIDITVEDYLKRDFKHLMINFGCTGGQHRSVYAAEQTARHLRNKYKVKVELQHTNRENWVK, from the coding sequence ATGGACTATTCACTATTTTCGCCACAAATCAATGCCAACATGGAAGCGGTGATACAAGGTATCCATACTCTTTTTAGTTCATTAAAAAATCAAACAGCTGATCGTATTGAGAAATTACCTCAGAGTGGAAGTGACAGGGTTTATTTCAGAATTTATGCCGGTACAGAAAGTTTTATTGCTACCTATAACATCAATCAAAAGGAAACAAACACTTTTATTCAGTTCAGCAGACATTTTAAGAAAGCCGATCTGCCTGTTCCTGAAATATTGGGAGTGAATGAAGACAATACGATCTATATCCAAGAAGACTTAGGTACAGAATCGTTGTTGAATCAATTGGAAAAACATGGGCATACTGATATACCGTATCAGTTGTTTCAGAAAAGTTTAGCTGCTCTGGCGCAAATTCAAATCAAAGGAGATAAAGGACTTGATTACAATTGGTGTATCACAGCCAAGGAATTTGGTAAACAGGCTATTTTAAGTGATCTGTTGTATTTCAAATATTATTTTCTCGATACTCTTCAGCTTCCTTACGATAAACAAGCCATGCTGGATGATTTTGAAGCATTGAGTACTTATCTCACCCATACACAGTACAAATATTTTATGTTCCGAGATTTTCAGAGCAGGAATATCATTGTGAAAGATGGAGAAGTAAGTTTTATTGATTTTCAGGGGGGAATGAAAGGAGCACTTCAATATGATGTGGCTTCTTTACTCTGGCAGGCAAAAGCAGAACTAAGCGAAGAATGGAAAAATAGTTTACTGGAATATTACATGGATCAGATCGATCAATTGTTGAAAGAGCCGGTAGATCGGATCACATTTGTAAGTCAATACAATGGTTATGTTTTGATTCGTTTATTACAAGTAATGGGGGCATATGGTTTCCGAGGATTGTTTGAAAGAAAAGCACACTTCTTGGCAAGTATTCCTTTGGCTTTGCGAAACCTTAAGTTTTTTATCGAGCATAAACGCATCGGGATCATCACGCCGGAGTTTGACCGGGTATTGAAATTGGTTGTAGCCGATGAAATGATCGCACGTTTTGAACCACCGCAGGCCAACGCACAGACGCCCTTGGTGATACAGATCAGTAGCTTCAGTTATAAAAAAGGAATCCCTGTTGATGAAAGTGAAAATGGAGGAGGTTTTGTATTTGATATGCGCGGCATTCTCAATCCAGGAAGATTTGATGATTATAAAAAATTAAGTGGTTTGGATAAACCGGTTCAGGATTTTCTGGAGCAGCGGACCAAAATGAATGAGTTTCTGAATAGTGTGTGGGATCTGATTGATATTACGGTAGAAGATTACCTGAAAAGAGATTTCAAACACTTGATGATCAATTTCGGATGTACTGGGGGGCAGCACAGAAGTGTGTATGCTGCAGAACAAACGGCCCGACATCTTCGAAACAAGTATAAAGTGAAAGTGGAATTACAACATACCAATCGCGAGAACTGGGTTAAATAA
- the rfbA gene encoding glucose-1-phosphate thymidylyltransferase RfbA, producing the protein MKGIILAGGSGTRLYPITKGISKQLMPIYDKPMIYYPLSILMLAGIREILIITTPEDSDQFKRLLGDGKELGCDFQYAVQATPNGLAQAFVIGESFIGNEKVALILGDNIFYGSGFSQLVQSFNDVEGAAVFAYEVNDPERYGVVEFDANKKVISIEEKPTQPKSNYAVPGLYFYDNSVVGIAKSIQPSSRGEYEITTVNNEYLKQGKLKVGIMNRGTAWLDTGTFDSLSDASEFVRVIEKRQSQKIGCIEEVAWRMGYINTEQLKKLAAQYEKSGYGNYLMNLK; encoded by the coding sequence ATGAAAGGTATTATTCTAGCAGGTGGCTCAGGAACAAGGTTATACCCGATCACTAAAGGAATCAGTAAGCAGTTAATGCCGATCTATGATAAACCGATGATCTATTATCCGCTTTCTATATTGATGTTAGCGGGCATTCGGGAGATATTGATCATTACTACACCAGAAGATAGCGATCAGTTCAAAAGATTACTTGGTGATGGAAAAGAGCTGGGATGTGATTTTCAGTATGCGGTACAAGCAACACCGAATGGACTGGCACAAGCATTTGTAATCGGCGAATCTTTTATCGGAAATGAGAAAGTTGCCTTGATCTTAGGGGATAATATTTTTTATGGTAGCGGATTCAGTCAGCTCGTACAATCCTTTAACGATGTTGAAGGCGCAGCTGTATTTGCATATGAAGTCAATGATCCTGAGCGTTATGGCGTGGTGGAATTTGATGCCAATAAAAAAGTCATTTCCATTGAAGAGAAACCAACACAGCCTAAGTCCAATTATGCAGTACCCGGACTGTACTTCTATGATAATTCGGTTGTAGGTATTGCAAAATCAATTCAGCCTTCAAGTAGAGGCGAGTATGAGATCACAACGGTCAATAATGAATATTTGAAACAAGGAAAATTAAAAGTGGGTATCATGAATAGGGGCACTGCCTGGCTTGATACCGGAACATTTGATTCATTAAGTGATGCCAGCGAGTTTGTACGTGTGATTGAAAAGAGGCAAAGTCAGAAGATCGGCTGTATTGAAGAAGTCGCTTGGCGAATGGGTTATATCAATACTGAACAACTGAAAAAGCTGGCAGCACAATATGAAAAAAGTGGTTATGGGAACTACCTCATGAATCTCAAATAG
- the rfbB gene encoding dTDP-glucose 4,6-dehydratase — protein MSKKILITGGAGFIGSHVIRLFVNKYPDYTIVNLDALTYAGNLENLKDVEEKSNYRFVKANILDASLLEQIFNEYQITDVIHLAAESHVDRSILSPLDFVYTNIIGTVNLLNTAKKFWSGNMEGHLFYHISTDEVFGSLGDTGFFTETTAYDPRSPYSASKASSDHFVRAYHETYHLPTIVSNCSNNYGPNHFPEKLIPLFIHNILEKKPLPVYGDGLYTRDWLYVKDHARAIDTIFHQGKAGETYNIGGFNEWKNIDLVKLLCALMDEKLGRVKGESEQLITYVKDRPGHDRRYAIDASKINKQFGWEPSVTFEEGLSETIDWYLKNTEWLQHVTSGAYQHYYESMYGNR, from the coding sequence ATGAGCAAAAAGATATTGATTACCGGTGGTGCTGGATTTATTGGTTCTCATGTGATTCGATTATTTGTCAATAAGTATCCGGACTATACCATCGTTAATCTGGACGCACTGACCTATGCCGGTAATCTGGAGAATCTGAAAGATGTAGAAGAGAAGTCAAACTATCGTTTTGTAAAGGCTAATATATTAGATGCGTCGCTTTTAGAGCAGATCTTTAATGAATATCAGATTACCGATGTGATTCATTTGGCGGCGGAGTCACATGTAGACCGCTCAATATTATCGCCATTAGATTTTGTATATACAAACATCATCGGTACAGTGAATCTTTTGAATACTGCCAAAAAGTTTTGGTCAGGAAATATGGAAGGGCATCTGTTTTATCATATTTCAACAGATGAAGTATTTGGTAGTTTAGGTGATACCGGATTTTTTACAGAAACTACTGCCTATGATCCAAGATCACCTTATTCAGCAAGTAAGGCTTCATCGGATCATTTTGTAAGAGCTTATCATGAGACTTATCATCTGCCTACGATCGTTTCAAATTGCTCCAATAATTATGGGCCGAATCATTTTCCGGAAAAACTGATTCCTTTATTCATTCATAATATCCTTGAGAAGAAACCCTTGCCTGTATATGGTGATGGATTGTACACCCGTGATTGGCTTTATGTAAAAGATCATGCAAGAGCCATTGACACGATCTTCCATCAGGGGAAAGCTGGTGAAACGTATAATATTGGCGGGTTTAATGAATGGAAAAACATTGATCTGGTTAAATTGCTGTGTGCATTGATGGATGAGAAATTAGGAAGAGTAAAAGGAGAAAGTGAGCAATTGATCACTTATGTAAAAGATAGACCCGGACATGACAGAAGATATGCGATCGACGCAAGCAAGATCAACAAGCAATTCGGATGGGAGCCTAGCGTAACTTTTGAGGAAGGATTATCTGAGACCATTGATTGGTATTTGAAGAATACAGAATGGTTACAACATGTTACATCAGGCGCTTATCAACATTATTACGAATCCATGTACGGTAATCGGTAA
- a CDS encoding 2'-5' RNA ligase family protein: MFTSLNGYHLSEYLLVLEPNEALQQKILQLKQHFADTYDCPTAVYSKPHITLLRCLQYTMAESRWLPRLERIINGTDPFLVELSDFGSFPTHTIFIQVKTKNPIIELVRSLRPLQPMIKTDKAHKPHFIMDPHVTIARKLLPWQYEKGWLEYSNSEFSGRFMADHVLLMRKQMDEKKYEVIKRFQLLGQKQTIEQNSLFDW, translated from the coding sequence ATGTTTACTTCTTTAAATGGATATCATCTCTCTGAATACTTGTTGGTACTGGAACCCAATGAGGCACTGCAACAAAAGATATTGCAGTTGAAACAACATTTTGCAGACACGTATGATTGTCCAACAGCAGTCTACTCAAAGCCTCACATCACTTTACTCAGATGTTTACAATATACAATGGCAGAAAGCAGATGGTTACCCAGATTGGAACGTATCATCAACGGTACAGATCCTTTTCTGGTAGAGTTAAGTGATTTTGGCAGCTTCCCAACACATACCATTTTTATCCAGGTGAAAACCAAGAATCCGATCATTGAATTGGTGAGATCATTACGACCATTACAACCAATGATCAAAACAGATAAAGCGCATAAACCTCATTTTATCATGGATCCACATGTGACCATCGCAAGAAAATTATTACCCTGGCAATATGAAAAGGGATGGTTAGAATATAGTAACAGCGAGTTTTCAGGCAGATTCATGGCCGATCATGTATTGTTGATGAGAAAACAGATGGATGAGAAAAAGTATGAAGTAATAAAACGATTCCAACTACTTGGACAAAAGCAAACCATTGAACAAAACTCACTTTTTGATTGGTGA
- a CDS encoding amino acid permease encodes MPKLIRQLNRNTAIAIVVGGVIGSGIFMKPSLMAAQLQSPILLLSVWVVAGIITLFGALSNAEVAAMFPETGGQYVFFQKMYGHSFAFVYGWAAFAVFNTAGNASIAYVFSQYMGYLIDLPRLSNATEQSFTLSIPYIGTFFPLQNIGVKLLTIVVIIVFTAISYRSVQYGGRVQRILTALKAVAIVLLIGGVFFSGKGEASNIVQNTSSMPGGWMMVSAYIAALAGAFWAYDGWNNISFVAGEIKEPQKNIPQSLFMGLSFCIVVYVLVNLAFVYLMPVQQIAASSFIASDAANIAWGSIGGILITLMVMLFVLGTTNANILATSRVTFAMADNSKLFAWAGKVQPQYKTPGNALWLNALWTICLIISGSFDMLTDILIFVSWFFYGMSALGVFLLRKKMKNVNRAYKVWGYPVVPAIFVAFTAFFLIVTLMNDIHHYQNGQTQVIHSVLGILITIVGVPIYYISRKK; translated from the coding sequence ATGCCCAAACTCATCCGCCAACTCAATCGAAATACTGCTATTGCTATAGTGGTAGGAGGGGTCATCGGGTCGGGTATTTTCATGAAGCCTTCATTGATGGCGGCTCAGTTGCAATCACCGATTTTATTGTTAAGTGTTTGGGTGGTTGCAGGGATCATTACTTTATTTGGGGCATTGTCCAATGCAGAAGTGGCAGCTATGTTTCCGGAAACAGGAGGACAGTATGTTTTTTTTCAAAAAATGTATGGACATAGTTTTGCCTTTGTATATGGCTGGGCTGCATTTGCTGTTTTTAATACTGCCGGCAACGCTTCTATTGCTTATGTATTCTCTCAATACATGGGTTATTTGATCGATTTACCCAGACTTAGTAATGCTACTGAACAATCCTTCACCTTATCCATTCCTTATATCGGAACATTTTTCCCTTTACAAAATATCGGGGTGAAATTATTGACCATTGTTGTGATCATCGTATTTACTGCCATCAGTTATCGAAGTGTTCAGTATGGTGGAAGAGTGCAACGTATTCTCACCGCTTTGAAAGCAGTAGCAATTGTGTTATTGATCGGCGGTGTTTTTTTCTCAGGTAAAGGAGAGGCTTCTAATATTGTACAGAACACCTCATCAATGCCTGGCGGCTGGATGATGGTGAGTGCGTACATCGCTGCATTAGCAGGAGCCTTCTGGGCTTATGATGGATGGAACAATATTTCTTTTGTTGCCGGTGAGATCAAAGAACCACAAAAAAATATCCCGCAGAGTTTATTCATGGGATTAAGTTTCTGTATCGTTGTTTATGTATTGGTAAACCTCGCATTTGTATACTTGATGCCTGTTCAACAAATAGCTGCTTCTTCTTTTATTGCTTCAGATGCAGCGAATATAGCCTGGGGAAGTATAGGCGGCATACTAATTACACTCATGGTCATGCTGTTTGTTTTAGGTACTACCAATGCCAATATACTGGCTACATCAAGGGTTACTTTTGCGATGGCAGACAATAGTAAATTATTCGCATGGGCAGGGAAAGTGCAACCGCAATACAAGACCCCCGGTAATGCTCTTTGGCTCAATGCTCTATGGACCATTTGTCTGATCATCAGTGGCTCATTTGATATGCTGACAGATATTCTCATTTTTGTGAGCTGGTTTTTTTATGGCATGAGTGCATTGGGTGTTTTCCTGCTGAGAAAAAAAATGAAAAATGTAAACAGGGCTTATAAAGTTTGGGGCTACCCTGTTGTGCCTGCAATCTTTGTTGCTTTTACTGCTTTTTTCCTGATCGTTACATTGATGAATGATATCCATCATTATCAGAATGGACAAACTCAGGTTATTCACTCTGTTTTAGGGATACTCATAACCATTGTAGGAGTACCGATCTATTATATTTCAAGAAAAAAATAA
- a CDS encoding DUF5009 domain-containing protein yields MNQRYYSLDVFRGATVALMILVNNPGSWSHIYGPLEHAPWHGCTPTDLVFPFFLFAVGNAMAFVMPRFEQSGPALFWKKVIKRTALIFLIGLLLHWSPFVKWEEDNLVAKSLDNLRIFGVLQRIALCYFFASIIVFYGKTKGAFVISGILLLLYWFITLWLGAPGDPFSLEGYFGTGIDKAVLGEAHMYKGEGVPFDPEGITSTMPAIVQVVFGFMVGQYIQQKGKSYEMLANLMIAAVVLIVAGLCWDLVFPINKKIWTSSYVLYTTGLAMLTISVLIYLIEFKEIKGAWSKFFDVFGKNPLFIFVLSGFLPRLLGLIRFADGEETTTPLSWFWHHICKPISDDLRNGSLLYALLMIVFYWLIVYWMDKKKWYVKV; encoded by the coding sequence ATGAACCAACGTTACTACTCACTTGATGTTTTCCGTGGGGCTACCGTAGCCTTAATGATACTGGTGAATAACCCCGGAAGCTGGTCACATATCTATGGACCCCTCGAACACGCTCCCTGGCATGGTTGTACCCCTACCGATCTCGTCTTCCCTTTTTTCTTATTTGCAGTTGGTAACGCTATGGCTTTCGTAATGCCAAGGTTTGAGCAATCCGGACCTGCTTTGTTTTGGAAAAAAGTGATCAAAAGAACAGCGCTCATCTTTTTGATCGGTTTATTGTTGCATTGGAGTCCCTTTGTAAAATGGGAGGAGGATAACCTGGTTGCAAAAAGTCTTGACAATCTTCGCATCTTCGGTGTATTGCAGCGCATTGCACTTTGTTACTTCTTTGCTTCTATCATTGTATTTTATGGAAAAACAAAGGGTGCTTTTGTTATCAGCGGTATTCTCTTATTACTTTATTGGTTCATCACACTTTGGTTAGGCGCACCCGGAGATCCCTTTAGTTTAGAAGGATATTTTGGCACCGGTATCGATAAAGCTGTTTTAGGTGAAGCCCATATGTATAAGGGAGAAGGCGTTCCTTTTGATCCCGAAGGCATTACCAGTACCATGCCGGCTATTGTTCAGGTGGTATTTGGATTTATGGTAGGACAATACATTCAGCAAAAAGGTAAGAGCTATGAAATGTTAGCTAACCTAATGATCGCAGCGGTTGTATTGATCGTGGCCGGATTATGTTGGGATCTTGTATTCCCAATCAATAAAAAAATATGGACCAGTAGTTATGTCTTGTATACAACAGGACTCGCTATGCTTACCATCAGTGTATTGATCTATCTCATTGAATTCAAAGAGATCAAAGGAGCTTGGAGTAAATTCTTTGATGTATTCGGAAAAAATCCTTTGTTCATATTTGTATTGAGTGGTTTCTTACCCAGATTACTCGGACTGATTCGTTTTGCTGACGGAGAAGAAACTACCACACCGCTTTCATGGTTTTGGCATCATATCTGTAAGCCTATTTCAGATGATCTTAGAAACGGATCATTGTTATATGCATTACTAATGATCGTATTTTATTGGCTGATCGTTTATTGGATGGATAAGAAGAAATGGTATGTGAAAGTGTAG
- a CDS encoding sugar phosphate nucleotidyltransferase — MKAMILAAGLGTRLKPWTDHHPKALAVVNGKSLLQRNIEYLQQFGITEVLMNVHHFADQIIEAVQKNNGWGSKITISDETDEVLETGGGLKKAAWYFEGTSSFVLMNVDILTSLDMHAMIQAHTSNKPLATLAISERTTSRYFLFDGQQQLKGWRNVVTGEEKPVDISKKIADLKQMAFSGIHIIDPSLLTLMERTGKFSMVDVYLDLCDKHSILGYDHTGAVLVDVGKPESIIKAETIFS, encoded by the coding sequence ATGAAAGCAATGATATTGGCGGCAGGTTTGGGTACTCGTTTGAAACCATGGACAGACCATCATCCAAAAGCATTGGCAGTAGTGAATGGAAAAAGTTTGTTGCAAAGAAATATTGAGTACCTGCAACAATTCGGTATCACTGAAGTCTTGATGAATGTGCATCATTTTGCTGATCAGATCATTGAGGCAGTTCAAAAGAATAACGGATGGGGAAGTAAGATCACGATTTCAGATGAAACCGATGAGGTCTTAGAAACAGGAGGTGGCCTAAAAAAAGCAGCATGGTATTTTGAAGGAACCTCTTCTTTTGTTTTGATGAATGTTGATATACTCACATCATTAGACATGCATGCAATGATACAGGCTCATACATCAAATAAACCACTCGCTACACTTGCCATTTCAGAAAGAACAACTTCCCGTTATTTTTTATTTGATGGTCAACAGCAGTTAAAAGGTTGGCGTAATGTTGTGACAGGTGAAGAGAAGCCTGTTGATATTTCAAAAAAGATCGCTGATCTCAAACAAATGGCTTTTAGTGGTATTCATATCATTGATCCATCACTGTTGACATTGATGGAACGTACCGGAAAATTCTCCATGGTAGATGTTTATCTGGATCTCTGCGATAAGCATTCTATTCTTGGATATGATCATACTGGAGCGGTTTTGGTTGATGTTGGTAAGCCTGAAAGTATCATCAAAGCAGAAACAATCTTTTCATAA
- a CDS encoding Gfo/Idh/MocA family oxidoreductase yields MKKIQFAIVGCGQIAKKHLTQIHTIGTLVAVCDVDPEQAKSLVHSSDVLCFSSLESLLAANLPIDVVVICTPNGLHASQAQLCLKAGYHVLIEKPMALTSSDALALIETSIESGRNLFTVLQNRFNAPVQAVHQAIRTGELGKVFSVQVSCFWHRDFTYYQHPWHGSKTMDGGVLFTQFSHFIDLLLWYFGPVKEVNAIMHNINHPQTELLEDEGAVLLQFENGIIGAIQFSTNTYQKNMEGAVVIIAEKGTIKIGGSYLNEITYQETATPIISGSTDTRQSLQQVYHSILRTLQFGEPFYVDPQESVHTIALIERMYAAARKKS; encoded by the coding sequence ATGAAAAAAATACAGTTCGCTATAGTAGGATGTGGACAGATCGCCAAAAAGCATCTGACTCAAATTCATACAATAGGAACTTTAGTGGCTGTTTGTGATGTTGATCCGGAACAAGCAAAATCTCTCGTTCATTCAAGTGATGTACTTTGTTTCTCCTCTCTTGAATCTTTATTAGCAGCAAATCTGCCTATCGATGTTGTTGTTATTTGTACCCCGAATGGATTACATGCATCCCAGGCTCAACTATGTTTGAAGGCTGGATATCATGTTTTGATTGAAAAACCAATGGCCCTCACATCTTCTGATGCTTTAGCGCTCATAGAGACTTCAATTGAATCCGGAAGAAATTTGTTTACAGTTTTACAAAACAGATTCAATGCACCTGTGCAGGCTGTTCATCAGGCTATTCGTACTGGCGAACTTGGTAAAGTGTTTAGTGTTCAGGTGAGTTGTTTTTGGCATCGGGATTTCACTTATTACCAACATCCTTGGCATGGAAGTAAAACAATGGATGGGGGCGTTTTATTTACGCAGTTCAGTCATTTTATAGATCTCCTACTTTGGTATTTCGGACCTGTAAAAGAAGTAAATGCGATCATGCACAATATAAATCACCCTCAAACAGAATTATTAGAGGATGAAGGAGCGGTATTGTTACAATTTGAAAATGGTATCATTGGCGCCATACAATTTTCAACCAATACCTATCAAAAAAATATGGAGGGGGCTGTTGTAATCATTGCAGAGAAGGGAACGATAAAGATCGGAGGATCTTATTTGAATGAGATCACATATCAAGAAACAGCAACTCCCATCATTTCAGGATCAACAGATACGCGTCAGTCACTACAACAAGTATATCATTCAATACTACGTACCTTACAGTTCGGAGAACCCTTTTATGTAGATCCTCAAGAGAGTGTGCATACAATTGCGCTTATTGAGCGTATGTATGCTGCAGCAAGAAAAAAATCCTAA
- the rfbC gene encoding dTDP-4-dehydrorhamnose 3,5-epimerase, which produces MKIEKTPLADCYLIHDTLHGDHRGYFFESFNRKTFLTETGIDIDFVQDNQSKSQKGVLRGLHFQEGEHAQAKLVRVLQGSVLDVVVDLRKNAATFGKSFSVELSEDNHQQLFIPRGFAHGFVVLSETAVFFYKCDNYYHKASERGIIFNDKQLSIDWRLADTDLILSDKDKVLPTFQEIADSLKF; this is translated from the coding sequence ATGAAAATTGAAAAAACACCTTTGGCCGATTGTTATCTCATTCATGATACCCTGCATGGTGATCATCGTGGATATTTCTTTGAGAGCTTTAATCGGAAAACATTTTTAACTGAGACAGGAATTGATATTGATTTTGTACAAGACAATCAATCTAAATCACAAAAAGGTGTTTTGCGCGGACTGCATTTTCAAGAAGGTGAACATGCTCAAGCTAAGCTGGTAAGGGTATTACAAGGAAGTGTTTTGGATGTGGTGGTAGACCTTAGAAAGAACGCTGCTACATTCGGAAAATCTTTCTCAGTTGAGTTGAGTGAAGATAATCATCAGCAATTATTTATTCCAAGAGGCTTTGCCCATGGATTTGTGGTATTGAGTGAAACAGCGGTCTTTTTTTATAAATGTGATAATTATTATCACAAAGCATCCGAAAGAGGTATTATTTTCAACGATAAACAATTGTCAATTGATTGGCGTCTGGCAGATACAGATTTGATTTTATCTGATAAGGATAAGGTTCTGCCTACTTTTCAGGAAATCGCTGACTCCTTAAAATTTTAA
- a CDS encoding PA0069 family radical SAM protein produces MEEESSYLKGRGAQFNPRNRFLKNERIREHIEGIDDWTEPNVETVYLEDQAKSIVNKVDSPDVGMWYSMNPYQGCEHGCIYCYARNAHEYWGYSAGLDFERKIIVKKNAPQLLRKFLMHKNWEPVPISLSGNTDCYQPAEKKFRLTRQLLEVCNEFNQPVGMITKNAGILRDKELLREMAGKNLVSILVSITSFDEDLRRAMEPRTTTAKQRLRVIKELSDAGVRMGVMLGPMIPGLNDHEMQRIMKAASEHGAVFSAYTFIRLNGAIKLIFHDWLYKNFPDRADKVWHLIQNGHGGQVNDSRYGVRMRGEGPIADMVRQQFIKYNKLYQLNAERWELDATRFRRPGEQGKLF; encoded by the coding sequence ATGGAAGAGGAATCATCCTATCTCAAAGGGCGTGGCGCACAATTCAATCCGAGAAATCGTTTCCTGAAAAATGAGCGTATCAGGGAACATATTGAAGGGATCGATGACTGGACAGAACCCAATGTAGAGACTGTTTATCTGGAAGATCAGGCCAAGAGTATTGTCAATAAAGTAGACAGTCCTGATGTAGGCATGTGGTACAGCATGAATCCATATCAGGGCTGTGAGCATGGTTGTATTTATTGTTATGCGAGAAATGCACATGAGTACTGGGGGTATAGTGCGGGATTGGATTTTGAGCGAAAGATCATCGTCAAGAAAAATGCACCGCAACTGCTTCGAAAATTTTTGATGCACAAAAACTGGGAGCCGGTACCCATTAGTTTAAGCGGTAATACAGATTGTTACCAACCGGCAGAAAAAAAATTTAGATTAACAAGACAACTGTTAGAGGTATGTAATGAGTTCAATCAGCCCGTAGGTATGATCACAAAAAATGCAGGCATATTGCGTGATAAGGAATTGTTGCGTGAAATGGCCGGAAAAAATTTAGTGAGTATACTGGTAAGTATCACTTCATTTGATGAAGACCTGCGAAGAGCCATGGAGCCCAGAACAACAACTGCAAAGCAAAGATTACGTGTGATCAAGGAATTAAGTGATGCTGGGGTAAGAATGGGGGTTATGTTAGGTCCAATGATACCCGGTTTGAATGATCATGAAATGCAACGTATCATGAAAGCTGCCAGCGAACATGGTGCGGTCTTTAGTGCGTATACATTCATTCGCCTGAATGGTGCCATCAAACTGATCTTTCATGACTGGCTCTATAAAAATTTTCCAGACAGGGCAGATAAAGTATGGCACCTGATACAAAATGGACATGGCGGACAAGTAAATGACAGTCGCTATGGTGTGAGAATGCGAGGCGAAGGTCCGATTGCAGATATGGTACGACAACAATTCATCAAATACAACAAGCTCTATCAACTCAACGCAGAGCGATGGGAGCTAGATGCAACACGTTTTAGGCGGCCTGGCGAGCAGGGGAAGTTGTTTTAG
- a CDS encoding acyltransferase, which produces MTFKSIQSTVRDVKFGDQVTIVAPCNLYECEIGDECFIGPFVEIQKEVVVGSRTKVQSHSFICSLVTIGHDCFIGHGVMFVNDKFHYGKPAGGDVSKWQKTVVGNHVSIGSNATILPVNICDHVVIGAGAVVTKDITEPGVYAGNPATRLR; this is translated from the coding sequence ATGACATTTAAATCGATACAATCAACTGTACGGGATGTAAAATTTGGTGATCAGGTAACCATTGTAGCACCTTGTAATCTTTATGAGTGCGAGATTGGGGATGAATGCTTTATCGGACCATTCGTAGAAATTCAAAAAGAAGTGGTGGTGGGCAGCAGAACAAAAGTGCAATCCCACAGTTTTATCTGTTCACTCGTAACCATAGGACATGATTGCTTTATCGGCCATGGTGTCATGTTTGTGAATGATAAGTTTCACTATGGTAAACCTGCAGGTGGAGACGTATCAAAATGGCAAAAGACAGTAGTCGGCAATCATGTTAGCATTGGTAGTAATGCAACTATTCTTCCGGTCAATATTTGTGATCACGTTGTAATAGGTGCGGGGGCTGTGGTGACAAAAGATATCACAGAGCCGGGTGTTTATGCAGGAAATCCCGCCACTCGCTTGCGTTAA